Proteins encoded together in one Bacteroidota bacterium window:
- a CDS encoding peptidoglycan synthetase yields the protein MQIHFIAIGGSAMHNLALALHHKGYTISGSDDEIFEPSKTRLKNHGLLPEVDGWFPEKITKNTDAVILGMHARKDNPELERAKELGIKVFSYPEYIYEQTKNKIRVVIGGSHGKTSITAMILHVLDYNKINCDYMVGAQLEGFDTMVKLSKEAPIAILEGDEYLSSPIDRRPKFHLYKPNIALLSGIAWDHINVFPTFDNYVEQFKIFIDLIEKDGTIIYCESDSEVKKVCEASKEDLKKIPYNIPEHTIVDGTTYLTYGNQKVPLQVFGDHNLMNINGAKLVCFELGVNERSFYEAINSFNGASRRLELIIKDDSTAVYRDFAHSPSKLKATTEAVKKQFPQRKLIACMELHTFSSLNETFLMEYNGAMLKADEAIVYYSPHTIAHKKLAPISIAQVKKAFGGNNISVFVDSSELVAYLLKKHWKDTNLLLMTSGNFDGIDFKSFSEKIMKKEG from the coding sequence ATGCAAATTCATTTTATAGCAATAGGAGGAAGTGCAATGCATAATCTTGCCTTGGCCTTGCACCACAAAGGATATACGATTAGTGGTTCAGATGATGAAATTTTCGAGCCCAGTAAAACAAGATTAAAAAATCATGGACTTTTACCTGAAGTTGATGGTTGGTTTCCAGAAAAAATTACAAAAAATACAGATGCGGTGATTTTAGGCATGCATGCAAGGAAGGATAACCCTGAATTGGAGCGTGCTAAAGAACTGGGTATAAAAGTTTTTTCTTATCCTGAATATATCTATGAACAAACTAAAAATAAAATTCGGGTTGTAATTGGTGGAAGTCACGGTAAAACAAGTATTACCGCAATGATTCTTCATGTACTGGATTACAATAAAATTAATTGTGATTATATGGTAGGGGCGCAGCTGGAAGGCTTTGATACCATGGTGAAACTTTCGAAAGAGGCTCCAATTGCTATTCTTGAAGGAGATGAATATTTGTCCTCCCCTATTGATCGCAGACCAAAATTTCATTTATACAAACCTAACATTGCACTGTTAAGTGGAATTGCATGGGATCATATTAATGTTTTTCCAACTTTTGACAATTATGTAGAACAGTTCAAAATTTTTATTGATTTGATAGAAAAAGATGGAACAATAATATATTGTGAATCAGATTCAGAAGTGAAAAAAGTATGTGAAGCATCAAAAGAGGATTTAAAGAAAATTCCGTATAACATACCTGAACATACAATTGTAGATGGAACTACTTACCTCACCTATGGTAATCAAAAAGTACCCTTGCAGGTTTTTGGAGATCATAATTTAATGAATATTAACGGGGCTAAATTGGTCTGTTTCGAGTTAGGAGTTAATGAGCGCAGTTTTTATGAAGCAATCAATTCTTTTAATGGTGCCTCAAGGAGGCTGGAATTAATTATTAAAGATGATAGTACTGCTGTTTACAGGGATTTTGCACACTCACCATCTAAATTAAAAGCTACAACAGAGGCTGTGAAAAAGCAATTTCCGCAAAGAAAATTAATTGCATGCATGGAGTTGCATACTTTTAGCAGCCTTAATGAAACTTTTTTAATGGAATATAATGGTGCAATGTTAAAGGCAGATGAGGCAATTGTATATTATAGTCCGCATACAATTGCCCATAAAAAATTAGCACCAATTTCTATAGCCCAGGTGAAAAAGGCTTTTGGTGGAAATAATATTTCTGTTTTTGTTGATTCAAGCGAACTTGTTGCATATTTGCTAAAAAAGCACTGGAAGGATACAAATCTTTTATTAATGACCTCTGGAAACTTTGATGGTATTGATTTTAAAAGCTTTTCTGAAAAGATTATGAAAAAAGAAGGTTAA
- a CDS encoding MMPL family transporter: MYKLYSRIFLVITFVITVVSAIIATGLKFDYDFESFFPVNDPDLDYYQEFRRNFENDNDYILIGISNKASIFDQYFLNKIDALTDSLKNIPYILSVVSPTTIKNPIVGPLGIIEVPYIHLNKPELYHQDSLNIYQTKELPGNIFANNARSVALYVTTVNNPSKAKSDSIADNIFKILKNFNFHTTHVAGKVIGQKVYLQTMSDEMKIFVVSSIILVILFLFLSYRSVWGVVVPLIIVVVSLIWLFAFMKITGKSIDLMVTLIPTILYIVGMSDIIHLLSKYLEELRLGKEKIAALKTSLKEVGLATFLTTITTAAGFLTLLTAGIKPVREFGLYLAVGIFIAFILTFTILPAILINLNTPKITEKANHNKVWNKYLGKIVIFVFKRHKTILIITGFVLIASFIGISKIKINNYLLEDLSEKVQLKQSFNFFEKEYSGARAFEMVVNIEGSTESVLNYKILQEINKIEEYLYSVYGTGHIISPLFLVKSANRAFNGGGNNAFVLPEKEGFDQLVEKLSNFKKRKEFRTLISEDQKSARLTAKIPDWGSHLINEKNAQLENFFISKIDTTLINYKLTGGAHLIDKNNENLSKSMLQGLLIAFLIIAFIVGIMFKSIKMIIIALFPNFLPLVMIGGIMGFTGIDLKVSTSIIFTIAFGIAVDDSIHFLSKLRQELRKGKTLPYAIKRTMLSTGKAIVITSMILCGGFLTLILSDFSSTFYIGLLISLTLLFAILADLLLLPALLLMIIPKKLKEN; encoded by the coding sequence ATGTATAAATTATACAGTAGGATTTTCCTTGTGATAACTTTTGTCATTACGGTTGTATCTGCTATAATAGCAACAGGCTTGAAATTTGATTACGATTTTGAAAGCTTTTTTCCTGTAAACGACCCCGACCTTGATTATTACCAGGAATTCAGAAGAAATTTTGAAAATGATAATGATTATATTCTTATTGGAATTAGCAATAAAGCAAGCATTTTTGATCAATATTTTCTAAATAAAATTGATGCCCTCACAGATTCATTAAAAAATATACCATATATACTATCAGTTGTATCGCCCACAACAATTAAAAATCCAATTGTGGGCCCCCTGGGGATTATTGAAGTGCCTTATATTCATTTGAATAAACCTGAACTCTATCACCAGGATTCATTGAATATTTACCAAACCAAAGAATTACCTGGTAATATTTTCGCCAACAATGCCAGGTCAGTTGCACTTTATGTTACTACTGTAAATAATCCATCCAAGGCCAAATCTGATTCCATAGCTGACAATATTTTCAAAATTTTAAAGAATTTCAATTTTCATACTACTCATGTGGCTGGAAAAGTGATTGGTCAAAAGGTTTATTTGCAAACAATGAGTGATGAAATGAAAATTTTTGTAGTATCCTCAATTATCCTGGTAATACTATTTCTTTTCCTCTCATACCGTTCAGTTTGGGGAGTTGTTGTTCCATTAATCATAGTTGTTGTTTCATTGATTTGGCTTTTTGCATTCATGAAAATAACAGGAAAATCAATCGATTTAATGGTAACTCTCATCCCTACAATTTTATATATTGTTGGGATGTCTGATATTATTCATTTACTTTCTAAATATCTGGAAGAACTCAGGCTTGGGAAAGAAAAAATAGCAGCCTTAAAAACAAGCCTGAAAGAAGTTGGATTAGCCACTTTCCTAACAACAATCACAACTGCTGCAGGGTTTTTAACTCTTCTTACAGCAGGAATAAAACCAGTTAGAGAATTTGGCCTTTACTTGGCTGTTGGGATATTTATTGCTTTTATCCTAACATTTACAATACTGCCAGCAATATTGATTAATCTAAACACCCCTAAAATAACGGAAAAGGCTAACCACAACAAGGTATGGAATAAGTACCTGGGTAAAATTGTTATTTTCGTTTTTAAAAGGCATAAAACAATTTTAATTATAACTGGATTTGTCCTTATTGCTTCATTTATAGGTATAAGTAAAATTAAAATAAACAATTATCTGCTTGAAGATTTAAGTGAAAAAGTGCAGCTAAAACAAAGTTTTAATTTTTTCGAGAAGGAATATTCAGGAGCCAGGGCATTTGAAATGGTTGTAAATATTGAAGGCTCAACAGAATCAGTATTAAATTATAAAATACTTCAGGAAATAAACAAAATTGAGGAATATCTATATAGTGTTTATGGAACAGGACATATTATCTCTCCACTCTTTTTAGTAAAATCAGCTAATCGTGCATTTAATGGTGGTGGAAACAATGCCTTTGTTTTACCCGAAAAGGAAGGCTTTGATCAATTGGTTGAAAAGCTTTCGAATTTTAAAAAACGGAAGGAATTTAGGACTTTAATTTCAGAGGACCAGAAATCTGCAAGGTTAACAGCAAAAATACCCGATTGGGGAAGTCATCTTATTAACGAGAAGAATGCACAACTGGAAAACTTTTTCATTTCGAAAATTGACACCACTTTGATAAATTATAAATTAACCGGAGGGGCACATTTAATTGATAAAAACAATGAGAATTTATCAAAAAGCATGCTCCAGGGTTTGCTTATCGCTTTTTTAATTATTGCTTTTATAGTTGGAATTATGTTTAAGTCAATTAAAATGATAATTATAGCCTTATTTCCAAATTTTTTACCCTTGGTTATGATTGGCGGAATTATGGGTTTTACAGGTATTGATCTGAAAGTTTCTACCTCAATAATTTTTACTATTGCATTTGGTATAGCAGTGGATGATTCAATCCATTTTCTAAGCAAATTAAGACAGGAATTAAGAAAAGGCAAAACCTTACCTTATGCAATAAAAAGAACTATGTTATCTACTGGAAAAGCAATTGTAATTACATCAATGATACTTTGTGGAGGATTTTTAACCTTGATACTTTCTGATTTTTCCAGTACCTTTTATATTGGATTATTAATTAGTCTTACTTTGCTTTTCGCAATACTTGCAGACTTACTCCTTTTGCCGGCATTACTATTAATGATTATTCCAAAAAAATTAAAAGAAAATTAG
- a CDS encoding DUF4293 domain-containing protein: MIQRIQSIYLFIAAILTSLIYIFPFAEYLKDGTFYLLDIMGLKNNSTSETIFSTLPLLLLVSICILIAFATIFLFNKRTLQIRLCNLNILLYVILIAGVFFYSDRVENELNVESLVTTYKFGSIIPVIGIILTFLANRAIRKDEALVRASDRIR; this comes from the coding sequence ATGATTCAAAGAATTCAAAGCATCTATTTATTTATTGCTGCAATTTTAACAAGCTTAATTTATATATTCCCCTTTGCTGAATATTTAAAAGATGGTACCTTTTATTTACTTGATATTATGGGATTGAAAAACAATTCCACTTCAGAAACTATTTTTTCAACTCTTCCCTTATTACTATTAGTATCCATTTGTATCCTTATTGCTTTTGCAACCATATTTCTTTTCAATAAAAGAACACTACAAATAAGACTGTGCAACCTTAATATTCTACTTTATGTAATTCTTATTGCAGGAGTGTTTTTTTATTCTGATAGGGTGGAGAATGAATTAAATGTTGAAAGCCTTGTAACAACATATAAGTTTGGATCAATTATACCCGTAATTGGCATTATACTTACTTTTTTAGCAAACAGGGCTATTCGAAAGGACGAGGCATTGGTAAGGGCATCTGACAGAATTCGATAA
- a CDS encoding pyridoxal phosphate-dependent aminotransferase gives MPKLSLKGNEMPASPIRKLVPFAEEAKRKGRTIYHLNIGQPDIETPQIVLKALKNINLNVIEYSHSAGFESYREGLARYYYNLGIEITKNDIIITNGGSEAIQIAFLTCFNPGDELIIPEPFYANYNGFACAAGINVVPVTANIEDGFALPAVSEFEKLITPRTKGIMICNPGNPTGYLYTKQELEALRDLVKKHDLYLFADEVYREFCYDGHVHHSAMNLKGIENNVILIDSISKRYSLCGARVGALISRNKEVMATAMKFAQARLSPSTFGQIAGEAALQTPDSYFSSTTAEYVERRNVIVNGVNQIKGAFCPVPSGAFYCIASLPIDNSDTFCQWLLEEFEYENQTVMLAPATGFYSTPGLGNNEVRIAYVLNKFALENAIKCLDEALKIYPGRTVKQEAGKLEV, from the coding sequence ATGCCAAAACTATCATTAAAAGGCAATGAAATGCCTGCCTCCCCTATCAGAAAACTAGTTCCCTTTGCTGAAGAAGCAAAAAGAAAAGGCAGAACTATATATCATCTTAATATTGGACAACCTGATATTGAGACCCCACAAATTGTATTGAAAGCTTTAAAAAACATAAATCTTAATGTTATTGAATACAGCCATTCAGCAGGTTTTGAAAGCTACAGAGAAGGTCTTGCCCGCTATTATTATAATCTGGGAATTGAAATAACCAAAAATGACATAATAATTACAAATGGAGGATCTGAAGCAATACAAATAGCGTTTTTGACTTGTTTTAATCCAGGTGATGAATTAATAATACCGGAACCTTTTTATGCCAATTACAATGGTTTTGCATGTGCAGCAGGAATCAATGTGGTGCCGGTTACAGCAAATATTGAAGATGGATTTGCACTTCCAGCTGTTAGTGAATTTGAAAAACTTATTACTCCCAGAACAAAAGGAATAATGATTTGCAATCCAGGAAATCCTACCGGTTATTTGTATACTAAACAAGAGTTGGAAGCTTTACGAGACCTGGTAAAAAAGCATGATCTGTATTTATTTGCAGATGAAGTGTACAGGGAATTCTGTTATGATGGCCATGTACATCATTCTGCCATGAATCTTAAAGGGATCGAGAATAATGTAATTTTAATTGATAGTATTTCTAAACGCTATAGTTTATGTGGGGCACGGGTTGGAGCATTGATTTCAAGAAACAAGGAAGTTATGGCAACAGCAATGAAATTTGCTCAGGCAAGGCTCAGTCCATCAACCTTTGGACAAATTGCAGGAGAAGCAGCATTGCAAACTCCTGATTCATATTTTAGCTCCACTACCGCTGAATATGTTGAGCGAAGAAATGTAATTGTAAATGGCGTAAACCAAATAAAAGGAGCATTTTGCCCTGTTCCTAGTGGAGCCTTTTATTGCATTGCCAGCCTTCCAATTGATAATTCAGACACCTTTTGCCAATGGTTGCTTGAAGAATTCGAATATGAAAATCAAACTGTAATGCTTGCTCCTGCAACGGGGTTTTATTCTACTCCTGGCCTTGGGAACAATGAAGTTAGGATTGCTTATGTTTTGAATAAATTCGCTCTTGAAAATGCAATCAAATGTTTGGATGAAGCATTGAAAATATACCCAGGCCGGACAGTAAAGCAGGAAGCCGGAAAACTGGAAGTTTAA
- a CDS encoding DUF1573 domain-containing protein, whose protein sequence is MIAILLSAFPSFSQTGEADFKFDKKVHKFEKVKEGEVIEFEYTFTNSGKVPLTITDIKVACNCTLVDFPEHPIEPANSAKISVKFDTQNKIGYQNRKLEIHSNAIRSPHVLHFKGIVDNK, encoded by the coding sequence GTGATTGCAATTTTATTATCGGCTTTCCCCAGTTTTTCTCAAACAGGGGAGGCCGATTTTAAATTTGATAAAAAAGTACATAAATTCGAAAAGGTAAAGGAAGGCGAGGTTATTGAATTTGAATACACTTTTACAAATAGCGGCAAAGTCCCTCTTACAATAACCGATATTAAAGTTGCCTGCAATTGTACCCTTGTTGATTTCCCCGAACACCCTATTGAACCTGCAAACTCAGCAAAAATAAGTGTAAAGTTTGATACCCAAAACAAAATAGGTTACCAGAATAGAAAACTGGAAATACATTCCAATGCAATAAGATCACCTCATGTTCTCCATTTTAAAGGAATTGTGGATAACAAATAA
- a CDS encoding DUF1573 domain-containing protein has protein sequence MKKSLLTIGVVVATFFTTVRAQEITTGIDPKPSLAEITFEKDVYDYGNIKQNASGASEFKFKNTGKEPLIISMARGSCGCTVPDWPKEPIKPGESASIKVNYDTKRVGPINKTVTITSNAKNEPSKLLTIKGNVDAVVEETFPGKAVPVGAPLEKH, from the coding sequence ATGAAAAAATCATTATTGACCATCGGAGTTGTTGTAGCTACCTTTTTCACAACTGTAAGAGCTCAGGAGATAACAACAGGAATTGATCCTAAACCAAGTCTAGCTGAAATTACTTTTGAGAAAGATGTTTATGATTACGGCAACATTAAACAAAATGCAAGTGGAGCCAGTGAATTTAAATTTAAAAACACAGGTAAGGAGCCATTAATAATTTCAATGGCAAGAGGTAGTTGCGGATGTACAGTTCCAGATTGGCCAAAAGAACCAATTAAACCAGGCGAATCAGCTTCTATTAAAGTTAATTATGATACTAAACGAGTTGGTCCAATTAACAAAACAGTTACAATTACTTCTAACGCTAAAAATGAGCCTTCTAAATTGCTTACTATTAAAGGTAATGTAGATGCCGTAGTAGAAGAAACTTTTCCTGGCAAAGCAGTTCCTGTAGGAGCTCCGCTTGAGAAACATTAA